One window from the genome of Spirosoma rhododendri encodes:
- a CDS encoding peptidylprolyl isomerase yields MPKAQMNTDKGTMLIEFFEKDAPKAVDNFISLAKKGFYDGVVFHRVIPNFMIQGGDPTGTGAGGPGYTIDCELTGENQRHDRGVLSMAHRGRNTGGSQFFICHNRQNTAHLDRNHTVFGKVVEGDDVIDQIRQGDKINSITIVED; encoded by the coding sequence ATGCCTAAGGCTCAAATGAACACCGACAAGGGTACTATGCTGATCGAGTTTTTCGAGAAGGATGCCCCAAAAGCGGTCGATAATTTTATTTCGCTTGCGAAAAAAGGGTTTTATGACGGCGTCGTGTTTCACCGTGTCATCCCCAACTTCATGATTCAGGGTGGCGACCCAACCGGTACGGGTGCGGGTGGTCCGGGCTACACCATCGATTGCGAACTGACTGGCGAAAATCAGCGGCACGATCGGGGTGTACTTTCGATGGCGCACCGGGGCCGCAACACAGGTGGTTCGCAATTTTTCATCTGCCACAACCGGCAGAACACCGCCCACCTGGACCGCAACCACACGGTTTTCGGTAAAGTTGTGGAAGGCGATGACGTGATCGATCAGATCCGGCAGGGCGACAAAATCAACAGCATCACGATCGTTGAAGACTAG